In Marivirga salinae, a single window of DNA contains:
- a CDS encoding DUF4249 domain-containing protein translates to MRYTFIPLLFLMLLVGCIDEFNTDISSERSVLVVEARLSNNNDFTKVLLSRSTNINDNSMPVEVLNANVKIVDNLNNQYQMQEAGGTGKYMFESNPPQLIQGNSYQLHIQLDNGEEFLSESVIYNAPIEIGEINIDFEMDEAVIGGEVIMIPFLNFNETFEVQSNEHDTLYFYHDYEGIYAFQSPYQGSSACYPGGTRDPSEEIEVTCYKFGERDMPSNINYAVNNSSYDLNLLHIRPRYKFLIGYSMRIRRHRVSKSFFEYMTNLKKQANYGGSIFEVPPFKVEGNVENVNNPKAPALGFFSVESVNYSNRIFIDRNDINGPIYENTTSAKCANNLDNESATEEELLRPAAPCCDCRLEPGASDQKPEIWPN, encoded by the coding sequence ATGAGATATACTTTTATCCCCCTATTATTTTTAATGCTTTTAGTTGGCTGCATTGATGAATTTAATACAGATATTTCATCTGAAAGAAGTGTTTTGGTCGTGGAAGCACGCCTTTCCAATAATAATGATTTCACAAAAGTCTTACTTTCTCGTTCTACCAATATAAATGATAACAGTATGCCTGTAGAGGTATTAAATGCTAATGTAAAGATAGTAGATAACTTGAATAATCAATATCAAATGCAAGAAGCAGGTGGGACCGGAAAATATATGTTTGAGTCAAATCCACCCCAATTGATTCAAGGCAATTCTTATCAATTGCATATACAATTAGATAACGGGGAAGAATTTCTTTCGGAATCAGTGATTTATAATGCTCCTATAGAAATAGGAGAAATCAATATCGATTTTGAAATGGATGAAGCTGTGATTGGAGGTGAAGTTATTATGATTCCATTTTTAAATTTCAATGAAACTTTTGAAGTTCAATCTAATGAGCACGATACACTTTATTTTTACCATGATTATGAAGGGATTTATGCTTTTCAATCACCTTATCAAGGAAGTTCTGCTTGCTATCCAGGCGGTACTCGTGATCCCTCTGAAGAAATTGAGGTGACATGTTATAAATTTGGAGAAAGAGATATGCCATCAAATATTAATTATGCAGTAAATAACAGTTCCTACGATTTAAATTTACTCCATATTCGTCCACGGTACAAATTTCTAATTGGGTATAGCATGCGAATTAGACGGCATAGGGTTAGTAAATCATTTTTTGAGTATATGACTAATCTTAAAAAGCAGGCAAACTATGGAGGCTCTATTTTTGAAGTCCCTCCATTTAAAGTAGAAGGGAATGTTGAAAATGTAAATAATCCGAAAGCTCCCGCATTAGGTTTTTTTAGTGTCGAATCCGTTAATTACTCCAATAGAATTTTTATTGATAGAAATGATATTAATGGTCCCATTTATGAAAATACCACTTCAGCTAAATGTGCTAATAATCTGGATAATGAATCTGCTACAGAAGAGGAACTCTTAAGGCCAGCGGCACCATGTTGTGATTGTCGACTTGAGCCTGGGGCTTCAGATCAAAAACCTGAGATATGGCCAAATTAA
- a CDS encoding TonB-dependent receptor plug domain-containing protein codes for MKKPALLLLISFSHLFFGYSQSSKQHEINSENESLVLVLEKLENAHNVVFKYKSEWVDTIRVDLKMKYRTIDEVLSQILLSNGFKYLKRDPNYYIILKNNSLDLNLNQKEKSKQPKLISLGNVQFENTNVTLSGYLISGEDNSPIIGATIAIDGKNKAISDEAGYYEIALLTGYHDFEVKTIDTEPLSYEINIYSSAKLDLTLFKTYLQLDDVVVNAKRLDENVSEVIAGKENITIEEIEKIPAFLGEADVIRSLLSLPGVNSTGEASTGFNVRGIGAGNNLILADGGLIFNTSHLLGVFSAFNPKAVSNVDFYKGVKPAKYGGRMGSVLDVQFGTGSKERTVLEGGVGILASNLNFETPIQKDKSSIQTSFRLAYPNYLKNYVRNDDLKNSAAFFGDGQIKYSDNLNENNQITLSTYLSKDNFNFANELRYDYNQLLSSLNWDHIYSDDLISSAFYSYSAYTSSLNSIDLNQGTEQVWNTSIEAHQFNLDYSWDKFENNEISFGVNNTFYSIKPREFKDSNGISNNLPLEQALETAIYFDNLIHINDKFSTYLGGRFTAYSNFLNSTPKNYYGFDPRVSLNYSFDKNTAVKLSYNRSRQFLHLISNTTSISPVDIRKLANQQIKPSISDQISFGFFKNFFNNNIETSIEVYSGWLSNVVDYRNGADLAQSKEIEEELLQGTGENYGLEVYAKKMRGDFTGWISYTYSRSLNIVNGELPNDRINSGLEYPSNFDQPHVLNVFTDYRFNRRLSLSFNLVYSTGRPATFPIAVYNAYGLNVADYSTRNNYRIPNYHRADISLHVAPPLKKYQKIRGSWTFTLYNLYSRRNAYSVFFRPSVVSNQLNSYKLSIIGNVIPAITYNFKLK; via the coding sequence TTGAAAAAACCAGCCTTACTACTTTTAATTTCCTTTTCACATCTTTTTTTTGGTTATTCTCAATCTAGCAAGCAGCATGAAATTAATAGTGAGAACGAAAGCCTTGTGCTAGTTTTAGAAAAACTTGAGAACGCTCATAATGTAGTTTTTAAATATAAAAGCGAATGGGTTGATACAATAAGAGTGGACCTAAAAATGAAATATAGGACTATCGATGAAGTCCTTTCTCAAATACTCTTAAGTAACGGTTTCAAATATTTGAAAAGAGATCCCAACTATTATATCATTCTGAAAAACAATTCGCTTGATTTAAACTTGAATCAAAAAGAAAAAAGCAAACAACCAAAGTTGATTAGCTTAGGAAATGTTCAGTTTGAAAACACAAATGTTACTTTATCTGGGTATTTAATTTCTGGTGAGGATAATTCTCCAATAATAGGGGCTACTATTGCCATAGATGGTAAAAATAAAGCTATTTCTGATGAAGCAGGGTATTATGAAATAGCCCTACTTACTGGCTATCATGATTTTGAAGTAAAAACGATTGATACGGAACCCCTTTCCTATGAAATAAATATTTATTCCTCAGCCAAACTTGATCTAACTTTATTTAAAACATATTTACAACTAGACGATGTCGTAGTTAACGCCAAGCGATTAGATGAGAATGTTAGCGAGGTTATAGCAGGTAAGGAAAATATAACTATCGAAGAGATTGAAAAAATCCCTGCTTTTCTCGGTGAGGCAGATGTAATAAGAAGTTTATTATCACTTCCAGGAGTAAATTCAACTGGGGAGGCTTCTACAGGTTTTAATGTAAGAGGAATTGGTGCTGGTAATAACCTGATATTGGCTGATGGAGGATTAATTTTTAATACCTCGCATTTGTTAGGAGTATTTTCTGCTTTTAACCCTAAGGCTGTAAGTAATGTAGATTTCTATAAAGGAGTTAAACCTGCAAAATATGGAGGGCGCATGGGCTCAGTTTTAGATGTTCAGTTTGGCACTGGAAGTAAGGAACGAACAGTTCTAGAAGGTGGGGTCGGGATTTTGGCTTCTAATTTAAATTTTGAGACACCAATCCAAAAAGATAAAAGCAGTATTCAAACTTCATTCAGACTAGCCTACCCAAATTATTTGAAAAATTATGTGCGTAATGATGATTTGAAGAATAGCGCTGCTTTTTTTGGTGACGGTCAAATTAAATATTCAGATAACTTAAATGAAAATAACCAAATCACCCTTTCTACATATCTAAGTAAAGACAATTTTAATTTTGCAAATGAATTGCGATACGATTATAATCAATTGTTAAGCTCCTTAAACTGGGATCATATTTATTCTGATGATTTAATTTCTTCTGCATTTTATAGTTATTCTGCTTATACATCAAGCTTGAATTCTATTGATCTAAATCAGGGGACAGAACAAGTTTGGAATACTTCCATAGAGGCACATCAATTTAACTTAGATTACTCTTGGGACAAATTTGAAAATAATGAAATTAGTTTTGGAGTAAATAATACTTTTTACAGTATTAAGCCAAGGGAGTTTAAAGATTCTAATGGAATATCAAATAATTTACCTTTAGAGCAAGCACTTGAAACGGCAATTTATTTTGACAATTTAATTCATATTAATGATAAATTCTCAACCTATTTGGGAGGGAGATTTACGGCCTATTCAAATTTTTTAAATTCGACTCCTAAAAATTATTATGGCTTTGACCCTCGCGTCTCACTCAACTATTCTTTTGATAAGAACACTGCAGTAAAATTGAGCTATAATCGATCCAGACAATTTCTACATTTAATTTCAAATACTACGTCTATATCTCCAGTAGACATCAGAAAACTCGCTAATCAACAAATTAAACCTTCAATATCTGATCAAATTTCATTTGGGTTTTTTAAGAATTTCTTCAATAACAACATAGAAACTTCTATTGAAGTTTACAGCGGTTGGCTTTCCAATGTAGTTGATTATAGAAACGGTGCTGATCTCGCACAATCAAAAGAGATTGAAGAGGAGCTACTGCAAGGAACTGGAGAAAATTATGGATTGGAGGTTTATGCAAAAAAAATGAGAGGTGATTTTACTGGATGGATAAGCTATACTTATTCACGGTCTTTAAATATTGTAAACGGAGAATTACCCAATGATCGTATTAATTCAGGTTTAGAGTATCCTTCTAATTTTGATCAGCCACATGTGTTAAATGTTTTTACAGATTATAGATTTAATAGAAGGTTAAGTTTGTCTTTTAATTTAGTGTATAGCACAGGAAGACCAGCAACTTTCCCAATTGCAGTTTATAATGCTTATGGATTAAATGTGGCAGATTACTCCACCAGAAACAATTATAGAATTCCAAACTATCATAGAGCCGATATAAGTTTACATGTGGCACCTCCTTTAAAGAAGTATCAAAAAATAAGGGGGAGTTGGACTTTCACTTTATATAATCTTTACAGCAGACGAAATGCCTATTCTGTATTCTTTAGACCTTCTGTTGTGTCTAATCAATTGAATTCATATAAGTTGTCAATTATTGGAAATGTTATTCCTGCAATCACCTATAATTTCAAATTGAAATAA
- a CDS encoding efflux RND transporter permease subunit, with the protein MKKLAKQFYNNFNEKEFRFMLYAVWLISIAFFISQFPKLSVAFEFEKFFADDNKDKVFFEQHVEKFGYDNDYLLVAIENQSSVFESDFLIKIEQWKNDLDTLKGIESTQSVFDLKHLIKSPYGITAIPLIHTKDSEKLSSDSSRIMRHPLYNNFISSDAKSLIIQLNHKHFKSPKSELEFFNTLNSSLSQSGIIDYRLVGKLVAQQSFIKHIRSDFSVFLGLGILVTIILLLLIYRSFNIMLLPLLMSISSLVYLLGFMAILNIELSILSVLIPPIILFVSTSDAIHLVNAYRQNEEKDFLERLKSSIKKVFSPTLLTSVTTALGFFSLLILPTQPIRELGLFAALGVLIAFGVNFLFGPLLIRKNYKSQTIKLPYKLWAVKLIRKRKIVFGVYSVLIIISIIGFLQLKTDAYLLKDLPEDSQVRNDFEYLDKAFGGSKPWEMAILPANAPDDVLDYDLLKEALKIESYLKNSFGIEKLLSPLDIVKYANQIDKGGVNQFYKFPNKEDFKNQKPIRNQLISRGVADGVMDSSEQYARFAGFIPEWGSHETQKRNHALESFIDEEIDESILKAKITGTTYLIDKSNESLSVELLKGLLLAVLMIAIVLAIYFKSFKMLLISLLPNFIPLLFTAGIMGFMGVPLKLTTAIIFVVAFGIAVDDTIHFLGAYKKQKAKSPIWRIIKTFKFAGLAILITSVLIIGGFVLFTFSSFATTFYLGFFLSLAMLFALLTDLIFLPIMLLKTNV; encoded by the coding sequence TTGAAAAAACTAGCTAAACAATTTTATAATAATTTTAATGAGAAGGAATTTCGCTTTATGCTTTATGCCGTTTGGCTAATTAGTATAGCATTCTTCATTTCTCAATTTCCCAAGCTTTCTGTTGCTTTTGAATTCGAAAAATTCTTTGCAGATGATAATAAGGATAAAGTATTCTTTGAACAGCATGTGGAGAAATTCGGCTATGATAATGATTATTTATTAGTTGCTATTGAAAATCAGTCTTCAGTTTTCGAAAGTGATTTCTTGATAAAAATAGAGCAATGGAAAAATGATCTGGATACTTTAAAGGGAATAGAAAGTACACAATCAGTTTTTGATTTAAAGCATTTAATCAAATCACCTTATGGAATAACGGCTATTCCATTAATACATACTAAAGATTCAGAAAAACTAAGTAGTGATAGCTCAAGAATCATGCGCCATCCTCTTTATAATAATTTTATTTCTTCTGATGCTAAATCACTTATCATCCAGCTCAATCATAAACATTTTAAATCTCCTAAAAGTGAGCTAGAATTTTTCAATACTTTAAATTCTTCTCTATCTCAATCTGGTATTATAGATTACAGACTAGTTGGGAAATTAGTAGCTCAACAAAGCTTTATTAAACACATTCGATCTGATTTTAGCGTTTTTTTAGGCTTAGGTATTTTGGTAACTATCATTTTACTTTTGCTGATTTACCGCTCCTTCAATATCATGCTCTTACCCCTTTTAATGAGTATTTCATCTTTGGTTTACTTGTTAGGGTTTATGGCTATACTAAATATAGAATTAAGTATTTTAAGCGTCTTAATTCCACCCATCATTCTTTTTGTTTCGACTTCTGACGCCATTCATCTGGTAAATGCATATAGACAAAATGAAGAAAAGGATTTCTTAGAACGATTAAAGAGCTCTATTAAAAAGGTATTTTCTCCCACATTACTCACTTCTGTTACTACTGCTTTAGGTTTTTTTAGTTTATTGATACTACCAACTCAGCCAATACGAGAATTAGGCCTTTTCGCAGCGCTAGGTGTTTTGATAGCTTTTGGCGTTAATTTTTTATTCGGCCCGCTATTAATCAGAAAGAATTACAAAAGCCAAACCATTAAACTACCTTATAAATTATGGGCTGTTAAACTGATAAGAAAAAGAAAAATAGTCTTTGGCGTATATTCGGTGTTGATCATAATTTCCATTATTGGCTTTTTACAACTGAAAACAGATGCTTATTTATTGAAAGACCTGCCTGAAGATTCCCAAGTTAGAAATGATTTCGAATACTTAGATAAAGCTTTTGGTGGTTCCAAACCTTGGGAAATGGCAATTTTGCCAGCTAATGCCCCGGATGATGTATTAGACTATGATCTTCTTAAGGAAGCTTTAAAAATAGAGTCTTACCTTAAAAATTCTTTTGGTATAGAAAAGCTTCTATCTCCATTGGATATAGTGAAATATGCCAATCAAATTGATAAAGGAGGAGTAAATCAGTTTTATAAATTTCCTAATAAAGAGGATTTTAAAAATCAAAAACCGATTCGAAATCAATTAATCAGTAGGGGAGTTGCTGATGGAGTAATGGATTCAAGCGAACAATATGCAAGATTTGCAGGATTCATCCCAGAATGGGGTTCACATGAGACTCAAAAGCGTAATCATGCATTAGAATCATTTATCGATGAGGAGATTGATGAAAGTATTTTGAAAGCAAAAATCACAGGCACTACTTATTTAATTGACAAAAGTAATGAAAGTTTATCTGTTGAGCTTCTGAAAGGATTATTATTAGCGGTTTTAATGATTGCCATTGTTTTAGCAATCTATTTCAAATCGTTTAAAATGTTGTTGATTAGTCTTTTACCTAATTTCATTCCATTGCTTTTTACAGCAGGAATCATGGGTTTCATGGGTGTTCCTTTAAAACTCACCACTGCCATTATTTTCGTAGTAGCTTTTGGGATTGCTGTAGATGATACCATTCATTTTCTTGGAGCTTATAAAAAGCAAAAAGCAAAAAGTCCAATTTGGCGGATCATCAAAACCTTTAAATTTGCAGGCTTAGCAATCCTGATTACATCTGTTTTGATCATTGGGGGATTTGTACTTTTTACTTTTTCCTCCTTTGCCACCACCTTTTATCTAGGTTTTTTTCTTTCTTTGGCTATGTTATTTGCTTTACTGACGGATTTGATTTTTCTGCCTATTATGTTGCTAAAAACAAATGTTTGA
- the acnA gene encoding aconitate hydratase AcnA has product MHKDPYKIVKELDSKKGKLKYYSLTELQKQGHDIDKLPFSIRILLENAVRNFDDFAITKENVETLLNWKPEASDKDIPYKPARVLMQDFTGVPAVVDIASLRAEAVRKGKDPKKINPLIPVDLVIDHSVQVDYFGTNYSYAKNVDKEYERNGERYQFLKWAQKAFDNFSVVPPGMGICHQVNLEYLAKGVIDRDGYVFPDTLVGTDSHTPMVNGIGVVGWGVGGIEAEAAILGQPINFIMPEVIGLKLTGELPLGTTATDMVLTITHLLRNHGVVGKFVEVFGPGLDKLTIPDRATISNMSPEFGCTVTYFPIDDQTLSYMEKTNRSQEQIDLVEKYAKANMLWREDEDKINYSTVLELDLSTVEPTVSGPKRPQDKILVREFEDKFKGLLKEEHGRNYLGFNERQVSRWYAEGGSQTDQQSEQVSNDVAIEEKESNGLKTVKIKTHNDEFSLSDGSIVIAAITSCTNTSNPSVMLGAGLVAQKAIERGVDVKPWVKTSLAPGSKVVTDYLEAAGLLDDLEALKFHVVGYGCTSCIGNSGPLPPHIAKAVKENDLVVSSVLSGNRNFEARVHPDVKMNFLMSPMLVVAYAIAGRVDIDLNNDPLSYDVNGEPVYLKDLWPTQDEIFDVMRKVLSPDSYKKNYGEIFDGNEQWRSMKAPDSEDYEWDDKSTYIKEAPFFKDITEDAEDFQDINEAHVLLKLGNSITTDHISPAGAFAEDSPAGKYLKGRGVEKKDFNSYGSRRGNDEVMTRGTFANVRINNQLAEKEGGYTKHIPTGEEMTVFDAAQKYKEDNTQLVVLGGKEYGSGSSRDWAAKGTYLLGIKAVIAESYERIHRSNLVGMGVLPLQYAEGESAESLGLDGSEKISVSGISEGLSPSKKLSAVAKKSDGKEVKFEVLARLDSQIEVEYYKNKGILQYVLRDFLRK; this is encoded by the coding sequence ATGCATAAAGATCCATACAAAATTGTTAAAGAGCTTGACAGTAAAAAAGGAAAGCTTAAGTATTACAGCCTTACTGAATTACAAAAACAAGGACATGATATAGATAAATTACCTTTTTCCATCAGAATTTTGTTGGAAAATGCGGTAAGGAATTTTGATGATTTTGCCATCACCAAGGAAAATGTTGAAACGCTTCTTAATTGGAAACCTGAGGCCTCGGATAAAGATATTCCTTACAAGCCGGCTCGAGTTTTAATGCAAGATTTTACGGGTGTTCCTGCAGTGGTAGACATTGCCTCCTTGAGAGCTGAAGCAGTTCGCAAAGGTAAAGACCCCAAAAAAATAAATCCATTAATTCCGGTTGATTTGGTGATTGACCACTCTGTTCAGGTCGATTATTTCGGAACTAATTATTCATATGCCAAAAATGTAGATAAAGAATATGAAAGAAATGGTGAGCGTTATCAATTTTTGAAATGGGCACAAAAAGCCTTTGATAATTTTTCCGTTGTGCCCCCGGGAATGGGGATTTGTCATCAGGTGAATTTAGAATACCTGGCAAAGGGCGTAATCGACAGAGATGGGTATGTGTTTCCTGACACTTTAGTCGGCACAGATTCTCACACACCTATGGTTAATGGAATCGGAGTAGTAGGCTGGGGAGTTGGAGGAATAGAGGCAGAAGCTGCTATTTTAGGCCAGCCGATCAATTTCATTATGCCGGAAGTCATTGGACTAAAATTAACAGGAGAATTACCATTGGGTACTACTGCCACGGATATGGTTTTAACCATCACGCATTTATTGAGAAATCATGGAGTGGTCGGAAAATTTGTGGAGGTTTTCGGCCCAGGTCTTGATAAATTAACCATTCCAGACAGAGCTACTATTTCGAATATGTCTCCTGAATTTGGTTGTACGGTCACTTATTTCCCGATCGATGACCAGACTTTATCTTATATGGAGAAAACCAATCGTTCACAAGAGCAAATTGATTTGGTTGAGAAATATGCTAAAGCAAATATGCTATGGAGGGAAGATGAAGATAAGATTAATTATTCAACTGTATTGGAATTAGATTTAAGTACAGTAGAACCTACAGTTTCTGGCCCAAAAAGACCACAGGATAAAATTTTAGTAAGGGAATTTGAAGATAAATTTAAAGGTTTACTCAAAGAAGAACACGGTCGAAATTATCTTGGATTTAATGAAAGACAGGTAAGCAGATGGTATGCAGAGGGCGGGTCTCAGACTGATCAACAATCAGAACAAGTAAGCAATGATGTTGCAATTGAGGAAAAGGAAAGCAATGGTTTAAAAACTGTTAAAATCAAAACTCATAATGATGAGTTTAGCCTGAGTGATGGTTCCATCGTTATTGCGGCTATCACAAGTTGTACGAATACATCCAATCCAAGTGTAATGCTAGGAGCTGGATTAGTAGCACAAAAAGCCATTGAAAGAGGTGTTGATGTAAAACCTTGGGTAAAAACCAGTTTAGCACCAGGCTCCAAAGTGGTAACTGATTATCTGGAAGCAGCTGGATTATTAGATGATTTGGAAGCCTTGAAATTCCACGTGGTAGGATATGGTTGTACTTCATGTATTGGGAATTCTGGACCATTACCACCACATATCGCTAAAGCAGTAAAAGAAAATGATTTGGTGGTTTCTTCTGTACTTTCAGGTAATAGAAATTTTGAAGCCAGGGTGCACCCAGATGTGAAAATGAATTTCTTAATGTCTCCTATGCTGGTGGTGGCTTATGCCATTGCAGGTAGAGTAGATATTGATTTAAATAATGACCCTTTAAGCTATGATGTTAATGGTGAGCCAGTTTACTTAAAAGACTTATGGCCAACCCAAGATGAAATCTTTGATGTCATGAGAAAAGTGCTTTCACCTGATTCTTATAAGAAGAATTATGGAGAAATATTTGATGGAAATGAGCAATGGAGAAGCATGAAAGCTCCCGATTCAGAAGATTATGAATGGGATGATAAATCTACTTATATCAAAGAAGCACCATTTTTTAAAGATATTACTGAGGATGCAGAAGATTTCCAAGATATTAATGAAGCGCATGTTTTATTGAAATTGGGTAACTCTATCACGACTGACCATATTTCTCCGGCAGGTGCATTTGCAGAAGATAGCCCAGCAGGAAAGTATTTGAAAGGCAGAGGAGTGGAGAAAAAAGATTTCAACTCTTATGGTTCTCGAAGAGGAAACGATGAGGTGATGACCCGAGGAACTTTTGCCAATGTGAGAATTAATAATCAATTAGCAGAAAAAGAAGGAGGATATACTAAGCACATCCCTACAGGCGAGGAAATGACTGTTTTTGATGCAGCTCAGAAATATAAAGAAGATAACACTCAATTGGTTGTTTTAGGTGGAAAAGAATACGGTAGTGGTTCTTCCCGTGACTGGGCAGCAAAAGGAACCTATTTATTAGGTATTAAAGCTGTAATAGCTGAAAGCTACGAACGTATTCATAGAAGCAATTTGGTAGGAATGGGCGTATTACCATTACAATATGCTGAAGGAGAATCTGCTGAATCTCTGGGATTAGATGGCTCAGAGAAAATTTCAGTAAGTGGAATTAGTGAAGGGTTGTCGCCATCCAAAAAGCTTTCAGCAGTAGCCAAAAAATCAGATGGGAAAGAAGTGAAGTTTGAAGTATTGGCAAGACTGGATTCTCAAATTGAAGTGGAGTATTATAAGAATAAAGGTATTCTGCAATATGTATTGAGAGACTTCTTACGAAAGTAA